One genomic segment of Mesoterricola silvestris includes these proteins:
- a CDS encoding ABC transporter ATP-binding protein, whose product MAPHRRILFLGLSASVLCSLAAAWVPFWSGRAVHALELRQWHASRRDLLWMLGFTLFAGIGRYLMRNTLIGLSREVEKRQREELYDSLLARPFSFYEQSRIGDLMSRMGDDVNTVRMATGPGLMSLLQTASLLPMTLVLMLQASPRLALAVITPFTFLAAGFYLIGKWSHRIQQKIQVVTSQLNTFSHETISGEKVVQAFGLEALRVAEFEELSRTQARMSIRQTILFGAYMPLSAFTAGLAALVLVAYGGTLVLRGALTLGDLTAFTGYLATLAWPIMSLGWSANLFQRGRAGQERIEAVLNDPGAFLPGHAPLALRPGPAAMELRAASHRFESGRGIGPIDLALPPGSRLAVVGGIGSGKTILLQVLAGLREIQEGTLTLDGRAMGADLLREHWAGIGWVPQEAFLFSLSLRENLALGRPGATEEELWEVARVVCLDDLIRRLPMGLDTVVGERGVVLSGGERQRTALARALLRKPRLLLLDDALSAVDSETESRILDNLRAFLVDTTLVLATHRVFVAELCDRVLVLEDGNAVQSGTAQELAQEPGHFSRIKRLQSLEREILGEAVS is encoded by the coding sequence GTGGCCCCCCACCGCCGGATCCTTTTCCTGGGCCTGTCGGCCTCGGTGCTGTGCAGCCTGGCCGCGGCCTGGGTGCCCTTCTGGTCGGGCCGGGCCGTGCACGCCCTGGAACTGCGCCAGTGGCACGCCAGCCGCCGGGACCTCCTCTGGATGCTGGGCTTCACCCTCTTCGCGGGCATCGGGCGCTACCTCATGCGCAATACCCTCATCGGCCTGAGCCGGGAGGTGGAGAAGCGCCAGCGCGAGGAGCTCTACGATTCCCTGCTGGCGCGCCCCTTCTCCTTCTATGAGCAGAGCCGCATCGGGGACCTGATGAGCCGCATGGGCGACGACGTGAACACCGTGCGCATGGCCACGGGGCCCGGCCTCATGAGCCTCCTGCAGACCGCCAGCCTCCTGCCCATGACCCTCGTCCTCATGCTCCAGGCCAGCCCCCGCCTGGCCCTGGCCGTGATCACGCCCTTCACGTTCCTGGCGGCGGGCTTCTACCTCATCGGGAAGTGGAGCCACCGGATCCAGCAGAAGATCCAGGTGGTCACGTCCCAGCTGAACACCTTCAGCCACGAGACCATCTCGGGCGAGAAGGTGGTGCAGGCCTTCGGCCTGGAGGCCCTCCGGGTGGCGGAATTCGAGGAATTGAGCCGCACCCAGGCCCGCATGAGCATCCGGCAGACCATCCTCTTCGGCGCCTACATGCCCCTGTCGGCCTTCACCGCGGGCCTGGCCGCCCTGGTGCTGGTGGCCTACGGCGGGACCCTGGTGCTCCGGGGCGCCCTGACCCTGGGCGACCTCACGGCCTTCACGGGCTACCTGGCCACCCTGGCCTGGCCCATCATGAGCCTGGGGTGGTCGGCCAACCTCTTCCAGCGGGGCCGGGCGGGGCAGGAGCGCATCGAGGCGGTCCTGAACGATCCCGGGGCCTTCCTGCCCGGGCACGCGCCCCTGGCGCTCCGGCCCGGCCCCGCGGCCATGGAGCTCCGGGCCGCCTCCCACCGCTTCGAGTCCGGCCGGGGCATCGGCCCCATCGACCTGGCCCTGCCCCCCGGATCCCGCCTGGCGGTGGTGGGCGGCATCGGGTCCGGCAAGACCATCCTCCTGCAGGTGCTGGCCGGGCTGCGGGAGATCCAGGAAGGCACCCTGACCCTGGATGGCCGGGCGATGGGGGCCGACCTCCTGCGGGAGCACTGGGCCGGCATCGGCTGGGTGCCCCAGGAGGCCTTCCTCTTCAGCCTCTCCCTGCGGGAGAACCTGGCCCTGGGCCGCCCCGGCGCCACCGAGGAGGAGCTGTGGGAGGTGGCCCGGGTGGTGTGCCTGGACGATCTCATCCGGCGCCTGCCCATGGGGCTGGACACGGTGGTGGGCGAACGGGGCGTGGTGCTCTCCGGCGGGGAGCGCCAGCGCACGGCCCTGGCCCGCGCCCTGCTGCGCAAGCCGCGCCTGCTGCTCCTGGACGACGCCCTGTCGGCCGTGGACTCCGAAACCGAGAGCCGGATCCTGGACAACCTGCGCGCCTTCCTCGTGGACACCACCCTGGTGCTGGCCACCCACCGGGTCTTCGTGGCCGAACTGTGCGACCGGGTGCTGGTGCTGGAGGACGGCAACGCCGTGCAGAGCGGCACGGCCCAGGAACTCGCCCAGGAGCCCGGCCACTTCAGCCGCATCAAGCGCCTGCAGAGCCTGGAGCGGGAGATCCTGGGCGAGGCGGTTTCCTAG
- a CDS encoding peroxiredoxin: MSPVGKPLPPFSLEDHLGNTVTNATLAGHWTVIYAYPKDSTPGCTTEACDFRDSWTRLQAAGALVYGISRDSLASHAKFAGKYELPFPLLSDPEKALLAPMGAFGKKVMYGKEMEGIIRSTLLVDPKGVVRKAWPKVSVKGHVQEVLAELEAQGC, translated from the coding sequence TTGAGTCCTGTCGGCAAACCCCTCCCCCCCTTCTCCCTGGAGGACCACCTGGGAAATACCGTCACGAACGCGACCCTCGCGGGGCACTGGACGGTCATCTATGCCTATCCGAAGGATTCCACACCGGGCTGCACCACCGAGGCCTGCGATTTCCGGGACAGCTGGACCCGCCTTCAGGCGGCGGGCGCCCTGGTGTATGGAATCTCCCGTGATTCCCTCGCCTCCCATGCGAAATTCGCCGGAAAATACGAGCTGCCCTTCCCCCTCCTCTCCGACCCGGAGAAGGCGCTCCTGGCCCCCATGGGCGCCTTCGGCAAGAAGGTGATGTACGGCAAGGAGATGGAAGGCATCATCCGGTCCACTCTGCTTGTGGATCCCAAGGGCGTCGTGCGCAAGGCCTGGCCCAAGGTCAGCGTGAAGGGCCACGTTCAGGAGGTCCTGGCGGAACTGGAAGCCCAGGGATGCTAG
- a CDS encoding enoyl-ACP reductase FabI, translated as MKGKRGLVVGVANKWSIAWGISQRLLAEGAEVAFTYQNDRLGKNVRELTADLKDPILIPMDVTSDKQILMTFELLKRVWGHLDFIVHAVAYAPRAALEGQFLATSREDFRIAHDISAYSLAALCQSAAPIMGEGGAIVAMSYLGGTRVVPNYNVMGVAKASLEASVRYLAADMGPMGVRVNAISAGPIKTLAASGISGFGGMQRHHRNRAPLRKDTDAAEVGDATLFMLSDMARGITGQVLYVDGGFSIMGD; from the coding sequence ATGAAGGGCAAACGCGGACTGGTGGTGGGGGTGGCCAACAAGTGGTCCATTGCCTGGGGCATTTCCCAGCGGCTACTGGCGGAGGGGGCCGAGGTGGCCTTCACCTACCAGAACGACCGGCTGGGCAAGAATGTCCGGGAGCTCACGGCCGACCTCAAGGATCCCATCCTCATCCCCATGGACGTCACCTCGGACAAGCAGATCCTCATGACCTTCGAGCTGCTCAAGCGGGTCTGGGGGCACCTGGACTTCATCGTCCACGCCGTGGCGTACGCCCCCCGGGCGGCCCTGGAGGGCCAGTTCCTGGCCACGAGCCGGGAGGACTTCCGCATCGCGCACGACATCAGCGCCTATTCGCTGGCGGCCCTGTGCCAGAGCGCCGCGCCGATCATGGGCGAAGGGGGCGCGATCGTGGCCATGTCCTATTTGGGCGGCACGCGGGTGGTGCCCAATTACAATGTCATGGGTGTGGCCAAGGCCTCCCTGGAGGCCAGCGTGCGCTACCTGGCGGCCGACATGGGACCCATGGGCGTCCGGGTGAACGCCATCTCCGCCGGCCCCATCAAGACCCTGGCGGCCTCGGGCATCTCCGGCTTCGGCGGCATGCAGCGCCACCACCGGAACCGGGCCCCCCTGCGCAAGGACACGGACGCCGCCGAGGTGGGCGACGCCACGCTCTTCATGCTGAGCGACATGGCCCGGGGCATCACGGGCCAGGTGCTCTACGTGGACGGCGGCTTCAGCATCATGGGCGACTAG
- a CDS encoding tetratricopeptide repeat protein — MFLRAVPCFTLSIAVAAWGYSPRPDLDAGRYLQALAAADAELRADPGNALALAARSQALTAMMRLPEALAAGRRAADLNPRLGEALLARALARAGTAIQQKNLGSLRGVSAAMDDLRGAVKLDPGLVAAWMALGLGYEQLPGILGGSTRRALECAELVRKLDPGKGSALKGTILSMEGEWTQAEATFGTALAISPKDPEVIMSYLDALGSRETRKGLGEEEQKRRLAREARRLLPAARGSARALCSVCDALIDAGLGEEAWNAALASLSSVDAPSLIHLQLGKISARTGLHADQGLTFLDQVLREPLEGGSGGYGTAHWRRGQILKNAGRKEEARAAARAALAFDAKDAKASRLLDELR, encoded by the coding sequence ATGTTTCTCCGCGCCGTGCCCTGTTTCACGCTTTCCATCGCCGTTGCGGCCTGGGGCTACTCCCCGCGCCCGGATCTGGACGCGGGCCGCTATTTGCAGGCCCTGGCCGCCGCCGACGCCGAGCTGAGGGCCGACCCCGGCAACGCCCTGGCTCTGGCGGCCCGGTCCCAGGCCCTCACCGCCATGATGCGCCTGCCCGAGGCCCTGGCCGCGGGGCGCAGGGCCGCCGACCTCAACCCGCGCCTGGGAGAGGCCCTTCTGGCCCGGGCCCTGGCCAGGGCCGGAACGGCCATCCAGCAGAAGAACCTGGGCAGCCTTCGGGGCGTTTCGGCCGCCATGGATGACCTCCGCGGCGCGGTGAAGCTGGACCCTGGCCTGGTTGCGGCCTGGATGGCGCTGGGGCTGGGCTATGAACAGCTGCCGGGCATCCTGGGCGGCTCCACCCGCCGGGCCCTGGAGTGCGCGGAACTGGTCCGGAAACTGGACCCGGGCAAGGGCTCGGCCCTCAAGGGCACCATCCTTTCCATGGAAGGCGAGTGGACCCAGGCGGAGGCCACCTTCGGCACGGCCCTGGCCATTTCGCCCAAGGACCCGGAAGTGATCATGTCCTACCTGGATGCCCTGGGCAGCCGGGAGACCCGCAAGGGCCTCGGCGAGGAGGAACAGAAGCGGCGACTGGCCCGGGAGGCCCGGCGGCTCCTGCCCGCCGCCCGGGGCAGTGCCCGGGCCCTGTGTTCGGTCTGCGACGCGCTCATCGACGCGGGCCTGGGCGAGGAGGCCTGGAACGCGGCCCTGGCCTCCCTGTCGTCCGTGGACGCGCCCAGCCTCATCCACCTGCAGCTCGGCAAGATCTCCGCCCGGACCGGCCTCCACGCCGATCAGGGATTGACCTTCCTGGACCAGGTCCTCAGGGAACCCCTGGAAGGCGGTTCCGGCGGCTACGGCACGGCCCACTGGCGCCGGGGGCAGATCCTCAAGAATGCCGGCCGCAAGGAGGAGGCCCGGGCCGCCGCCAGGGCCGCCCTGGCCTTCGACGCCAAGGACGCCAAGGCGTCCAGGCTCCTGGATGAGCTCCGCTAG
- the rffA gene encoding dTDP-4-amino-4,6-dideoxygalactose transaminase, whose translation MIPFNRPHFTGRELEFIQEVFESGRTAGNFAFTRRCQAYFERRYGLGKALLTTSCTDALELAALACGIGPGDEVILASYGFVSTANAFALRGAGLVFADSGPDHPNMAVASIADRVTEATRAIVVTHYAGVAVDMDPVLALAEARGIQVIEDAAQGIEATYKGRPLGTLGHLGALSFHETKNIQCGEGGLLMINDGELAARAEIMWEKGTNRAAFFRGEVDKYTWVDLGSSFSPPEITAAVLWAQLVDLEAIQRRRMAVWNRYHAALAPLEAAGHASLPHVPAQCVHNGHIYYLVLDSLATRTRLTEHLKAKGVNAVFHYQSLHRSPYFAPRHLGGPLPNSDRYSDCLLRLPLWPDLGPADQDAIIGAVAGFFGA comes from the coding sequence ATGATCCCTTTCAATCGGCCCCACTTCACGGGTAGGGAGCTGGAATTCATCCAGGAGGTGTTCGAGAGCGGAAGGACCGCCGGGAATTTCGCCTTCACCCGGCGGTGTCAGGCCTACTTCGAGCGGCGCTACGGCCTCGGGAAAGCGCTCCTGACCACGTCCTGCACGGATGCCCTGGAACTCGCCGCCCTGGCCTGCGGCATCGGACCGGGGGACGAGGTCATCCTCGCGTCCTACGGCTTCGTGTCCACCGCCAACGCCTTCGCCCTGAGAGGGGCCGGCCTGGTCTTCGCCGATTCCGGCCCGGACCACCCCAACATGGCCGTCGCCAGCATTGCCGACCGGGTGACGGAGGCCACCCGCGCCATCGTGGTGACCCACTATGCGGGCGTCGCGGTGGACATGGATCCCGTGCTCGCCCTGGCCGAGGCCCGGGGCATCCAGGTGATCGAGGACGCCGCCCAAGGTATCGAGGCCACGTACAAGGGAAGGCCGCTGGGCACCCTGGGGCACCTGGGCGCCCTCTCCTTCCATGAGACCAAGAACATCCAGTGCGGGGAGGGCGGCCTTCTGATGATCAACGACGGGGAACTGGCCGCCCGCGCGGAGATCATGTGGGAGAAGGGCACCAACCGGGCCGCGTTCTTCCGGGGCGAAGTGGACAAGTACACCTGGGTCGACCTGGGGAGCAGCTTCTCCCCGCCCGAGATCACCGCCGCCGTGCTCTGGGCCCAACTGGTGGACCTGGAAGCCATCCAGCGGCGGAGGATGGCCGTGTGGAACCGCTACCACGCCGCGCTGGCCCCCCTGGAAGCGGCGGGCCATGCCTCGCTGCCCCACGTTCCCGCCCAGTGTGTCCACAACGGGCACATCTACTACCTCGTCCTGGACAGCCTCGCGACCCGGACCCGGCTGACCGAGCACCTGAAGGCAAAAGGGGTCAATGCCGTGTTCCACTACCAGTCCCTCCACCGCAGCCCCTATTTTGCCCCCCGCCACCTCGGGGGGCCGCTCCCCAACTCCGACCGCTACAGCGACTGCCTTCTCCGCCTCCCCCTGTGGCCGGACCTCGGCCCCGCGGACCAGGATGCGATCATCGGGGCCGTCGCGGGGTTCTTCGGCGCATGA
- a CDS encoding class I SAM-dependent methyltransferase, which yields MSCAAPLADPVWRCAACGWAAEVREGIPMLHGDVPDGEGFSKASFQALAGQEARHFWFRSRNRLIAWALGKHPPRPGTFLEVGCGTGFVLQGLATLFPSTRFTGAEYHVEGLPFAAQRLPGAEFLQLDARRLPFEAEFDGIGLFDVLEHIPEDDQVLAAIAAAVKPEGTVLVTVPQHPWLWSVVDEKASHVRRYTRAMLLDRLAGAGLRPVLVTSFVSLLLPLLVQVRRRRDKEAFEPLAEFEIAPWKNTLLALVMGLERFLIMAGVRWPWGASLLVVARRPGP from the coding sequence GTGAGCTGCGCCGCTCCCCTCGCCGATCCGGTCTGGCGATGCGCCGCCTGTGGCTGGGCCGCGGAGGTGCGGGAGGGCATCCCCATGCTCCACGGGGATGTCCCCGATGGAGAGGGATTCTCCAAGGCTTCCTTCCAGGCCCTGGCCGGCCAGGAAGCCCGGCACTTCTGGTTCAGGAGCCGGAACCGCCTCATCGCCTGGGCCCTGGGCAAGCACCCCCCCCGCCCTGGGACCTTCCTGGAAGTCGGCTGCGGAACGGGGTTCGTGCTGCAGGGCCTCGCGACCCTGTTCCCTTCGACCCGCTTCACCGGGGCCGAGTACCACGTCGAGGGCCTCCCCTTCGCCGCCCAACGCCTGCCCGGGGCCGAATTCCTGCAACTCGACGCCCGGCGGCTGCCCTTCGAGGCGGAATTCGACGGGATTGGCCTCTTCGATGTGCTGGAGCACATCCCCGAGGACGACCAGGTCCTGGCGGCGATCGCCGCGGCCGTCAAGCCCGAAGGGACCGTCCTGGTCACGGTGCCCCAGCATCCCTGGCTGTGGAGCGTCGTGGACGAGAAGGCATCCCACGTCCGCCGGTATACCCGCGCCATGCTCCTGGACCGGCTGGCCGGAGCCGGACTCCGACCGGTCCTGGTCACCTCCTTCGTGTCCCTCCTCCTGCCCCTGCTGGTCCAGGTCCGCCGCCGCCGGGACAAGGAGGCGTTCGAACCCCTGGCCGAATTCGAAATCGCGCCCTGGAAGAACACCCTTCTCGCGCTCGTGATGGGTCTGGAACGTTTTCTCATTATGGCCGGCGTGCGCTGGCCCTGGGGCGCCTCCCTGCTCGTCGTGGCCCGGCGCCCCGGCCCATGA
- a CDS encoding lysylphosphatidylglycerol synthase transmembrane domain-containing protein, with amino-acid sequence MRRPGFLALLGWALAAGFLVWVGLTFEWRSAWGILRGARLLVFIGATAGTLPLFFLMRTLRWQSLLPDQARSGSPLDRYLAIGIAVGLGSVVPLQGAEILKVEAGHSGSGLGRKRGYSALLLERCLDLASVLFLFVLCYPRYLPPQGRTLTATLLSMALAGLLLAPWLGRIPGTGWFEAWGAGFRDLVASPGRLAGALASTAVAWLLVLAGWYGVLASLQIHLRLPDLAALMSGIALLGIFSLIPGGIGICELGITGMLGLAGVEPARAQGAALLLRGYSLASAALGLAFLLWQRKRRRRGA; translated from the coding sequence ATGAGGCGCCCCGGGTTCCTCGCCCTCCTCGGCTGGGCCCTGGCCGCGGGTTTCCTCGTCTGGGTCGGCCTGACCTTCGAGTGGCGGAGCGCCTGGGGCATCCTCCGGGGCGCCCGGCTCCTGGTCTTCATCGGGGCCACGGCCGGCACCCTCCCGCTGTTCTTCCTCATGCGGACCCTCAGGTGGCAGAGCCTCCTCCCCGACCAGGCCCGCTCCGGGTCGCCGCTGGACCGGTACCTCGCCATCGGGATCGCGGTGGGGCTCGGATCCGTCGTCCCGCTCCAGGGGGCGGAGATCCTGAAGGTCGAAGCCGGGCACAGCGGTTCCGGGCTTGGCCGCAAGCGCGGCTATTCGGCTCTCCTGCTGGAACGCTGCCTGGATTTGGCGTCCGTCCTGTTTCTCTTCGTGCTTTGCTACCCCCGGTACCTGCCGCCCCAGGGACGGACGCTCACCGCCACCCTGCTTTCCATGGCCCTGGCCGGACTCCTCCTCGCGCCATGGCTGGGCAGGATTCCGGGCACAGGCTGGTTCGAGGCGTGGGGCGCGGGCTTTCGCGACCTGGTGGCTTCCCCGGGCCGGCTCGCGGGGGCGCTGGCCTCCACCGCCGTGGCATGGCTGCTGGTCCTGGCCGGGTGGTACGGGGTTCTGGCCTCCCTGCAGATCCACCTGCGTCTCCCGGATCTGGCCGCGTTGATGTCCGGAATCGCCCTGCTGGGGATCTTCAGCCTGATTCCCGGCGGGATCGGAATCTGCGAGCTGGGCATCACCGGCATGCTCGGCCTGGCCGGGGTGGAGCCGGCACGGGCCCAGGGCGCCGCCCTCCTGCTTCGCGGCTATTCGTTGGCGTCGGCGGCCCTGGGGCTGGCCTTCCTCCTCTGGCAGCGGAAACGGCGCAGGAGGGGGGCCTGA
- a CDS encoding glycosyltransferase family 2 protein, whose product MVHISVVTPVYKAERILPELHRRLRLTLEAITPDFEIIMVNDHSPENDWAVIRDLAAADPRVKGLDLSRNFGQHFAITAGLDHAQGDWIVVMDCDLQDQPEEIAKLYAKAQEGYDAVFGRRHDRKDAFLKKAMSTAYYRIYGYLIDGSIDGRVANFSIISRQVAQSIGEMREHNRSYGLFANWVGFRTTAIDIDHAARYEGLTSYTSGRLIRLAIDSIVSQSNKPLRLFIRLGFFISLVSFAFIVYILYRHFFVGIRIEGWASVMVSLWFISGLLFMNLGILGLYIGKTFDETKRRPLYVVRDRIGLSDHPRD is encoded by the coding sequence ATGGTGCACATTTCGGTCGTGACCCCGGTCTACAAGGCCGAACGGATCCTGCCCGAACTCCACCGGCGGCTCCGGCTCACCCTGGAAGCCATCACGCCGGATTTTGAGATCATCATGGTCAACGACCATAGCCCCGAGAACGATTGGGCGGTCATCCGCGACCTTGCCGCCGCCGACCCGCGGGTCAAGGGCCTCGATCTCTCCCGGAACTTCGGACAGCATTTCGCGATCACCGCCGGGCTCGATCACGCCCAAGGGGACTGGATCGTCGTCATGGATTGCGATCTCCAGGACCAGCCGGAGGAGATCGCCAAGCTCTACGCCAAGGCCCAGGAAGGCTATGATGCCGTCTTCGGCCGGCGCCACGATCGCAAGGACGCCTTCCTCAAGAAGGCCATGTCCACCGCCTATTACCGAATCTACGGATATCTGATCGATGGATCCATCGATGGCCGCGTGGCCAACTTCAGCATCATCTCCCGGCAGGTCGCCCAGAGCATCGGCGAAATGCGGGAGCACAACCGCTCCTACGGCCTGTTCGCGAATTGGGTCGGATTCCGGACCACCGCCATCGACATCGACCATGCGGCACGCTACGAGGGGCTCACGTCCTACACCTCCGGCCGCCTCATACGGCTCGCCATCGACAGCATCGTCTCCCAGTCCAACAAGCCGCTTCGGCTTTTCATCCGGCTTGGGTTTTTCATCTCCCTGGTTTCCTTCGCATTCATCGTATACATCCTCTACCGCCATTTCTTTGTCGGAATCCGGATCGAAGGCTGGGCGAGCGTGATGGTCTCCCTCTGGTTCATCAGCGGCCTGCTGTTCATGAACCTTGGAATTCTGGGACTCTACATCGGCAAGACCTTTGACGAGACCAAGCGCCGCCCCCTCTATGTCGTCCGGGACCGCATCGGCCTTTCGGACCACCCCAGGGATTAA
- a CDS encoding amino acid adenylation domain-containing protein, with amino-acid sequence MQINVLDYFLTGALRTHPTKVAIEDHGTATSFQDLRDQALRCAAAIQTRTRSLNEAIAVLLPRGTAMIAADLGILFSGNCYTNLDAKTPALRLRNVVENVRPALLITSRDQAEAAAGLGVAPERLLFVEDFPGAANDAEAILRRLERVIDTDPACIINTSGSTGTPKSVVLNHRSIIDFMDWLFGRFGFGPEERIGSLSPFHFDIYTLELWYTLAKGCTFVIIPEQHGGFPTRLVEFLASERISFLFWVPTVMVNISNQDTFAAIKPRALRNVLFAGEVFPTRHFNYWRRHFPEALFVNLYGPIEITVDCTYYAVDRDFADEEPLPIGFPCRNTDILILDADGRQVPPGAQGELCVRGTSLAMGYWNDPEKTRGAFVQNPLNTRYPELIYRTGDLVHVNDAGEILFDGRKDFQVKHLGYRIELGEIEHVLVNSVEDIANACVLYDRERKEIILVFESQRQVTPAEIRKRLQQVLPKYMLPTAFHQVEAMVRNPNGKIDRKRLQEEFLG; translated from the coding sequence ATGCAGATCAACGTGCTGGACTATTTCTTGACCGGGGCCCTGCGGACCCACCCCACCAAGGTGGCCATCGAGGACCACGGTACGGCCACCTCCTTCCAGGACCTCCGGGACCAGGCCTTGCGGTGCGCCGCCGCCATCCAGACCCGCACCAGGTCCCTCAACGAGGCCATCGCGGTCCTGCTGCCCCGGGGGACGGCGATGATCGCCGCCGATCTGGGCATCCTCTTCAGCGGGAACTGTTATACGAACCTCGATGCCAAAACGCCTGCCCTGCGGCTCCGGAACGTGGTGGAAAATGTCCGGCCGGCCCTCCTGATCACGTCCCGGGACCAGGCGGAGGCCGCGGCCGGGCTCGGTGTGGCGCCGGAGCGGCTCCTGTTCGTCGAGGACTTCCCTGGCGCCGCGAACGACGCCGAGGCCATCCTTCGCCGCCTGGAGCGGGTGATCGACACGGACCCCGCCTGCATCATCAACACCTCGGGCTCCACGGGAACCCCCAAGAGCGTCGTGCTCAACCACCGGAGCATCATCGATTTCATGGACTGGCTCTTCGGGAGGTTCGGGTTCGGGCCGGAGGAGCGCATCGGCAGCCTCTCTCCGTTCCATTTCGACATCTACACGCTGGAACTCTGGTACACCCTCGCCAAGGGCTGTACCTTCGTCATCATCCCGGAGCAGCATGGCGGCTTCCCCACGAGACTCGTGGAGTTCCTCGCCTCGGAACGCATCTCCTTCCTCTTCTGGGTGCCGACGGTGATGGTCAACATCAGCAACCAGGACACCTTTGCCGCAATCAAGCCTCGGGCGCTGCGCAACGTGCTGTTCGCCGGGGAGGTGTTCCCCACCCGGCACTTCAACTACTGGCGCCGCCATTTCCCGGAGGCCCTGTTCGTCAACCTCTATGGCCCCATCGAAATCACGGTGGACTGCACCTACTACGCCGTGGACCGGGACTTCGCCGACGAGGAGCCGCTGCCCATCGGCTTCCCCTGCCGGAACACCGATATCCTGATCCTGGACGCGGACGGGCGCCAGGTCCCGCCCGGGGCCCAGGGCGAGCTCTGCGTCCGCGGCACGTCCCTGGCCATGGGCTACTGGAACGACCCCGAAAAGACCCGCGGCGCCTTCGTCCAGAACCCCCTCAACACCCGCTACCCCGAGCTGATCTACCGCACCGGGGACCTCGTCCACGTCAACGACGCGGGCGAGATCCTTTTCGACGGGCGCAAGGATTTCCAGGTCAAGCACCTGGGCTACCGCATCGAGCTTGGGGAGATCGAGCACGTCCTCGTCAATTCGGTGGAGGACATCGCCAACGCCTGCGTCCTGTACGACCGGGAACGGAAGGAGATCATCCTCGTCTTCGAGAGCCAGCGGCAGGTGACGCCCGCGGAGATCCGGAAGAGGCTCCAGCAGGTCCTGCCCAAGTACATGCTGCCCACCGCGTTCCACCAGGTGGAGGCCATGGTGCGCAACCCAAATGGCAAGATCGACCGGAAGCGGCTCCAGGAGGAATTCCTCGGATGA
- a CDS encoding GNAT family N-acetyltransferase has protein sequence MSAFAPVPSLEALMAAVDSVKAGADAYVTNLFLDPAKAREWIARGDLACLGTGGCALFLRKDRWFRHLHFCAADEAALAGSLGHLEGEGLLTLDLLGRADRVEEMSRWFQAAGFRTYSRLTRLARIQAKGAPPPPAPPAETEPAVAADVDALLRNLEASFDPLKEHLPSREDLDLAVAAGRVRVVRGGAGIAGFLYSDTLGASSTLRYWLVGPGHRDQGIGARLIRDYFHRSPAVTRFLLWVLDSNADAIAKYGHYGYAPDGLVDRVMIREVQP, from the coding sequence ATGAGCGCCTTCGCCCCGGTCCCCAGCCTCGAAGCCCTCATGGCCGCGGTGGATTCGGTCAAGGCCGGGGCGGATGCCTATGTCACCAACCTCTTCCTGGACCCCGCGAAGGCCCGGGAATGGATCGCGCGCGGGGACCTCGCCTGCCTTGGGACCGGGGGCTGCGCCCTCTTCCTGCGCAAGGACCGGTGGTTCCGGCATCTCCATTTCTGCGCCGCGGACGAGGCGGCCCTGGCCGGCTCCCTTGGCCACCTCGAGGGGGAGGGGCTCCTCACTCTGGACCTCCTGGGCCGCGCGGACCGGGTGGAGGAGATGAGTCGCTGGTTCCAGGCCGCCGGTTTCAGGACCTATTCCCGCCTCACCCGGCTGGCCCGGATCCAGGCCAAGGGCGCGCCGCCCCCACCCGCGCCTCCCGCGGAAACAGAGCCGGCGGTGGCGGCGGATGTCGACGCCCTGCTCCGGAACCTGGAGGCTTCCTTCGATCCTCTCAAGGAGCACCTTCCCTCCCGCGAGGACCTGGACCTGGCGGTGGCCGCGGGCCGGGTCCGGGTGGTCCGCGGCGGGGCCGGCATCGCCGGGTTCCTTTACTCCGACACGCTCGGCGCCAGTTCCACCCTCCGCTATTGGCTGGTGGGCCCCGGCCACCGGGACCAGGGGATCGGCGCTAGACTGATCCGAGACTACTTCCACCGGAGCCCCGCCGTGACACGCTTCCTCCTGTGGGTGCTTGATTCCAACGCAGACGCCATCGCCAAGTACGGCCACTACGGGTACGCTCCGGACGGCCTCGTGGACCGGGTGATGATCAGGGAGGTGCAGCCATGA
- a CDS encoding acyl carrier protein, with protein sequence MKLVLDILNGIRPEFDFSTSQSFITDGMLDSFDLLSLVGELEESFGIRIDGQDIVPENFANLATIGHLIDKSRRK encoded by the coding sequence ATGAAGCTTGTCCTGGACATCCTGAACGGGATCCGGCCCGAATTCGATTTTTCCACCAGCCAGTCGTTCATCACGGACGGGATGCTGGATTCCTTCGACCTGCTGTCCCTGGTCGGGGAGCTCGAGGAGTCCTTCGGCATCCGCATTGACGGCCAGGATATCGTGCCCGAGAATTTTGCCAATCTCGCCACCATCGGACACCTGATCGATAAGAGCCGAAGGAAATGA